The genome window GATAATGTTCTATGTTCTAAATTGATGGTGGTAATAGTTGcataattctgtgaatatacctAAAGCCATTAAATTATACACTTTGAACAGGTGAaatttttttatggtatgtgaattatatctcgataaaacttgttaaaaaacaaactgacaggggccggcccagtggtgcaacggttatgtttgcatgttctacttcagtggcccagggttcactggtttggatctcgaGTGTGGACCTAtgaactgcttgtcaagccatgctatagcaggcatcccacacataaagtagaagaagataggcacggatgttagctcagggccagtcttcctcagccaaaagaggaggattggcagcagatgctagctcagggctaatcttcctcaaaaaaaaaaaaacaaaaaaaaaacaaccaagcaaacaaacaaacaactagaGGTCACATCTAATTGGCAGGATATTTACACTGGTCAGAAACTGCTgctgagagaacagagagaagccTAGAATCCAAGGTATGGAAACTCTATTTTGAGCTAGCTGTTTGGGCTGCTATTAACTGAATATAGGTTTGTACTTATTTGCACGGTTATGATGACTCTATCTAGGCCTGggctatccaatatggtagccactagccaaatATGACcattgagcacctgaaatgtgggtGGCCCCAATGACATGTGCTTTAAGTGTAGaacacacactggattttgaagacttagaatgaaaaaaaataaggtatttcatggataatgttttatattgattgcatgttgaaataataatattttggacactttaggttaaataaaatattaaaattttaaaaagaaaccatattCTCTGAGAATTAAAGCTTTTCCTTAGGAGATGTAGTTATATCAATGCAGGGGTGTCCATGACTACAAGTGTGTGTTCGTCCAATGACAATAGGGAGGGAAAATGGAGGCAGGTGGGCAACTCACAGAGGTGGGGATGAGTTTGAAGAGAAGCAGGACTTTAGAGAGCCAAAGTGCTCTGCTTACTGCCCTGCTGACTTCCTGTTCCTGAGCGTTACACTCTAGACCTGTTTCTCAGAGTCAAATACCTTTGGGAGCCAGGAACTGAATGGCTAGTCAAAGACCACCCTCATCTCCAGTTATGGATCTGAGGGAAGAAAGATTGGGAGTGGAAGGGGGAAGAGGTTCATTCTTTCagtttcagaaatatatttatagacGCATTTCCCCTATTAAACAAATTATGAGCGGgtaggaagaaacagagagagacagaataagTCAAAAAGAATCCCGGGGTTCTTAGTTTAGGGAAGTTGACCTTGCTCACTGTGGCAGCAAAGCTGATTACAGTGAAGAATTGCGTCTAGTCTGTGACTGGACATTATGCAATACTAGGCTGAGGACAAGTTCAGAGGCAGACAGCTAGCATTTCTTAGCTTTATTTGCCTATTTGTTGTTtcgttatttttgttattttcaaagaCAAGAGCGGAGCTATCAAAAAGGATTCCTTGAGTGTGCTTATctgagaaaacatcagagaaaagagATTGTTAGATAGCATATTTTTCacatggagttttaaaaaaatcacttttttgaagaaagtttgaaaatatgaatggaaaaaaatttgagCACCAGATTTTCTCTGAAAACCGATTTGTCAAAAAAGACATGATTAGCATCCATTCTGTATCAGTACACGAATGATCTTCCCTCTTTATGAATGAGTTTTAGCAAAAGTTTGATCTTGACCATCTTTCCACTCTcagtcactttcttttttttttttttttgaggaaaattagccctgaactaacatttgctgccaatcctcctctttttgctgaggaagactggccctgagctaacatccgtgcccatcttcctctactttatatgtgggacgcctaccacagcatggtttgccaagcggtgccatgtctgcaccccggatccagGCCGGTGAACgccgggccacagaagcggaacgtgcaaatttaaccactgagctactgggctggcccatcTCAGTCACTTTTAATAGTGCACTGATCAAAAGGCAAGAAGCAAGGCATCTGAAATATGCCCAGACCTGCATGCCCTCCTCTACCAGCACAGTTACAACGATAAGCATTTTGAATTCAGCCGATAATCATCTGTGGACTATTAACACCACCTCCTTCACTGCATTACTGTAGACAATAGGAAGTCAACTGCAGTGAAATACAGAGCCGTGTAGATGTGATTCTATTTTAATACAGGTCTATCAATTAACCCACAGGCCCCATTCGACACATGAAAGGAGAAAGCAGGTTTCCACCTCCTGTGTAATGTAATTTCACTGGGATTCGGTAGATGGCATAAAACTGCTCCCCCCACTCCCCGCCCTCCCGCCCTAACATTAAACGTGCTTACCAGTGAAATACATGTTTGAGGAAGTACTTGAATTTCCTACAGACTGCCAATGAGACAGACGGGCAGGTTGTCTTGGTAAGCGGCATCTTTTTTAATTCTATAGAAGGAAATAATGATATAACTAGTTTTGGGACACAAAAATCTCAAAAGTTTCTAAGACTAAGTGCTGGGTGTTTTTCTAAGTTCCTTATTTCTGAGATGTACTTACTGTGGTTTGAACTAGCATTTGTTTATCAGATCCCTGTCCTAAATCAGAGAAAACgggttttttttttggcgaggggGACTTTTTTCTTGAATGGCACCTCATCTCATGCATGATTTGCTTTCAAGAGATATGTTTGAGTTGGGAGATGAATCAGGTCACAAACGTCTCTTGGTTTTCTTACAGAGCAACTAGTTGTTGATTTCGGGGAGTattgcccctcctcccacccttctcCATCCACCTCTTCCCAGTGAGAATGCTGAGGGACATGAGATGTAGGTAGATTACTGCTGGAGGCAGTGATGATGttcatttcctctgtttttatgggcaggtttattttattgttttttggaGGCTGTTCCCGTGAgctattcttttctgttttctcagacCGCTGAAACTGTTCTGGGGTGCTACTGGTCAGGTGGAATTGTAGGTTTTGAGAATGTTTCCCAGGCTACACCCAATTTGATCAAAAGAGTTGAAAGTGAGTGTGTCTTTATGACAAAAGGCAAAAGTTCACAAAACCACATaggaaacaaagcagaaaagcTCTTGACCTGGTTTTGATCCTTTTGTTCTGTGGTTCATAGCTAGTTGGCCTGGTGCAGAGAAGACGCTCAATTACTATTCGCAGGACTGAATTTGTGGGGCACGTTGATTGTATGGGTATTATTCCTTAAGAGAAGTCAGGGTCCTGATTTGATGCCGCCAAAGGCTCCaaacaaattaattcaaatgCATTGTACCATATAATGTGAGGCTAAACCTAACAGAATCGTGAAAATGGACATAAAGGCACCTAGagatatttttatactttcaaattAAAGCACCCTTTACTAATCAACTTagcaaataatcattttatttggtaataaaatagttttaagttTCTAATATAGATGAGATTCAGTCATTAGGACTTTGATCAAAAATTGATTTTCACTGATTTAGCAAGTTTGGTATGTAAAATTTAAAGATCCTGTACGTACCTAAACATCAGTTCCTCGTGCATACAATACTTtggcttcttttttgttttgttttttatttaaagattggcacctgtgctgacatctgttaccaatctttttttcttttcttcttctccccaaagcgcccccagtacatagttgtatattctagttgtgagtgcctctggttgtggcatgtgggacaccacctcagcatggcctgatgagtggtgccatgtccacacccaggatccgaatcggcgaaaccgtgggccaccaaagcccaaagcagagcgtgcgaactcaaccactcggccacggggctagccccaatACTTTGACTTCTTAATCACAGAAACGAAGACAGTATCATAAACTGAGTGCTTCAAATTAATGActacaaatgaaaaggcaaaatggAGCTTGGGTAAATAGAAGATATTTGAGTCAATTAATTTAGCTAGATATAAAACTGAAGCCGTGCTTTCATTAAACGTTTGGGATAGgcagttttataaatttaaatcttttgagGTGGTTGCTGTTGTTAAGAAAACAAGGACAACTTTGTCTTGCTTGTGGTGGGTTCACCATGCGTGAAGCATTCACATCCATGCATGGGGTCCTGTCTCCGCCCCTTGACTCTCTGGTCACTCTCTGTATACTGTGCCTGACTACGCTGATCACTGCCGTCTTGAACTCAGGAGTTGGCCAGAAAGTAGAAAGATCCCCAGACTTGGATTCAGGCTTAGCAATAAGTAGGGAAGCCCACTGGAGCCTCAAACCCAAACCACTTCTACTTCGACCTAGCTTTTACCAGATAGTTCTGTTTTGAAATATTAGGCACTGGCAGTGTTTTGAGATGCTAGGCAATGGCACCAAGTATTTGTACTTGGGTACAAATACCCAAGTAACTGGgtatttattctcatttaattgtGTCTCTTGTGGAAGTAGCTCTTTCAGGAAGCTGGAGAAGAAGAATTGGGAAATTTCTGGGTCTTTCAGCCAAATATAATCAATGCCATAAAAATGCCACTATActtttaacatgtattttaatATGTGTCCCCTTTCTTGTAGAGTCTTTCCGAGCGGTGATGGAGGAGGTATACTGGGTCCTTTTCTGGGTTCAAAGAAATAAGGATAACCAAAGCATCAGTGGGCATCTCTACAAAAGCGTAAGTCCAAGCAATGCTTGGAAATGCAAAAACCAGATGAGTTTGCATATCCAACTTGGGGAACTTTTGCAACCCAGGGTTATTTCTGGGACTTGGTTTATTTAGCTTCTTCTTTACCCATTGAGAGATGTGAGGCAATATGTGAAGAATAATTTGACTCTTTGCCATTACTGATGGGTTGTTTGTCTAATGCAGCTCTGGGGGATTTTGAATCAGTTCCTTGAAAGATCTGTGTAGCCACGTAGCCCCAGCTGAAAGGGTctctggtggggaggggatgtATCACTCTCTAGGGTTCATACCAACACAACTCCTTTTGGTCTCATCCACCCTTGGAATGGTGCTAACAAAATAGTATCTGAGCCATAGTGTGATGGTAACTAGTGCAATGAGCATAACCTAGAACAATGCCTACAATGTATAGGGAATAAATACTTAtaggaagaatgaatgaaaagagtTTTTTGAATAAGAGAGAAGAGTAAACTGCTCCCACCCGCAGAACCTTCCCGTGCTCACTGTCCCCTTATCACTCTCAGAATAGAATCCCAAATCCTTGCAATGACTTACACCCTGTATGATCTTGGCCCTAACTCCTCTCGTCCTTGCTCACTCCCTGCTGACACTGACCTCCTAATTGTGCCTCAGACAAGCTAACCTCAATCCCATCTCTTTTTGCATCTGACTCTTCCTTTTCCAGGAACGCTTTCCCCCAGATCTTCCCATAGATTGCTCATTTACTTCATTCTGGTTTCCACTCCAATGCCATCTTCTCAGAAATGGCCTCTCTGACTAACCAATCTAAAAAAGCCACCCCCAACCACTGTTACATAACTACCACTATTCTTGATTCATTTAcccagctttttttttctatatagcACTTGTCACTACACGAAATTACGTTTagtcatttatttgcttattttctgccTTCCCACTAGATAATAAGCAACTTGAGAATTAGGACTTCATCTTGTTCATTGCTCTATCTCCAGTCCCTAAAACATGGCCAGTAGGTTATCAATAAATGCtggtttaataaataaatggatgaatggatggattttCTGAGACCTTTAATCATGATCTAATTACCTTTTGAGTAAGACCAAAATTAGGCACCAAACCATGTGTAGGTAATAAGAGGTAATGCAAGAAGACTCTGAATTCAACCACGTGGGAAGGGAACTCTCAAGAAAGTCGTGGGGGTATGTGTCAAAGGTAAAAAGCACATCAGCTGTGAATTCTAGGTTGAGTTCTAAATGATCTTTGAAGGGTTGGGGTCAGACGACTTTCCATGAGTGTGTAAAACCATCTggattagtttcctgtggctgctgtaacaaattatcataaacttggtggcttaaaacaacagaaatttggggcccgcctggtggtgcagtggttaaattcatgcactctgccatttcagatccctggtgcggacctatgcactgcttgtcaagccacgctgtggcaggtgtcccacatataaaatggaggaagatgggcacagatgttagctcaggactaatcttcctcagaagaaaaaaaaataaaaaacaatagaaatttattctctcatagttctggaggccagaagtccaaaattaaggtgtcgGCAGGGCAGTACTCTCTCTAgagcctcttccagcttctggtggctatCGGGCTATTGGCATTCCTTGCCTTGTGGCTGTATCACTCCAATCTCCGCCTCCATCTTCATACAGCCTACCCCTTCCTATCTCTGATGTCTCcatcaaatctccctctgcctttctcttataaggacacttgtcattggatttagagaacacctggataatccaggatgttctcatctcaagatccttaacttatctctacaaagactctttttccaaattagaTAATATTCACAATTTCTGGAGATTAAGACAAGGTTAGGAGGTGGATACATCTTTTGGGTAGGGTTCCCATTCAATCCATTACACTATCCATATTAAAAGTTATTTGATTAGAGGTAGTATAATTGTTTATCAATATGTATATTTCCCTGGCTTCAGGTTGTATGACTCCAAAGAAAGTTGCTTTCATTTTATGAGTCTTcagtaaaaaatgtttaatgtcaGCCGTGCCTAATTTAATACAATCATTtcatgtttgtttggtttttttttaggaTCTGCGTATCAGAATACTCTGAAGAATAGCAACTACCCTTAGGAATCTCTAGTGTTAGAAAATGACTAAAACTAATTCTGGCATCTTCCACTTTGCCATCATCTTTGTGTTAATACTTGAGATTGGAATCCAATCATCTGATGAAAGGGAATTTTTTGTTGACAGATCTAAAGCAGGTCTCACCCATGTTCCCAAAGATCTATCTCTGAAAACAACAATCTTAGATATATCACAAAACTATATATCTGAGCTTCGGACTTCTGACATCCAATTACTATCAAAGCTGAGGATTTTGATAATTTCTCATAATAAAATCCAGTATCTTGATATCAGTGTTTTCAAATTCAACCTGGAATTGGAATACTTGGATTTGTCCCACAACAAGTTGGGGAAGATTTCTTGCCACCCTACTGTGAACCTCAAGCACTTAGACCTCTCATTTAATGCATTTGATGCCCTGCCCATATGCAAAGAGTTTGGCAACATGTCTCAACTAGAATTTCTGGGGTTGAGTGCCACACAGTTACAAAAATCTAGTGTGCTGCCAATTGCTCATTTGCATATCAGTAAGGTTTTACTGGTCTTAGGAGACCCTTATGGGGAAAAAGAAGACTCTGAGAGCCTTCGACACCTTAACACAGAGAGTCTGCACATTGTTTTCCCAACAAGAAAGgaattccatttcattttggaTGTGTCCCTCAGCACTGCAGTAAATCTGGAACTGTCTAATATCAAATGTGTGCTGGATGATAACCGATGTTCTTATTTCCTAAATGTTCTGTCAAAACTTCAAAAGAATCCAAGGTTATCAAGTCTTACTTTAAACAACATTGAAACAGCTTGGGATTCTTTTATTATGATCCTCCAGTTGGTTTGGCATACAAGTGTAGAAAATTTCTCgattaaaaatgtgaaactaCAAGGTCACCTTGGCTTCAGAGATTTTGATTATTCTAACACTTCACTGAAGGCCTTGTCTATATACCAAGTTGTCAGTGATGTGTTCAGTTTTCCACAAAGTTCTATCTacaaaatcttttcaaatatgaCCATCCAAAATTTCACAGTATCTGGTACACACATGATCCACATGCTTTGCCCATCTCAAATTAGCCCATTTCTGCATTTGGATTTTTCCAATAATCTCTTAACAGACACGATTTTTAGAGATTGTGGAACATTGACTAAGCTGGAGACATTTAGTTtacaaataaatcaattaaaagaaCTGACAAATATAGCTCATATGACCAAGGAGATGAAGTCTCTACATCAATTGGATATTAGCC of Equus quagga isolate Etosha38 chromosome 3, UCLA_HA_Equagga_1.0, whole genome shotgun sequence contains these proteins:
- the TLR1 gene encoding toll-like receptor 1, which encodes MTKTNSGIFHFAIIFVLILEIGIQSSDEREFFVDRSKAGLTHVPKDLSLKTTILDISQNYISELRTSDIQLLSKLRILIISHNKIQYLDISVFKFNLELEYLDLSHNKLGKISCHPTVNLKHLDLSFNAFDALPICKEFGNMSQLEFLGLSATQLQKSSVLPIAHLHISKVLLVLGDPYGEKEDSESLRHLNTESLHIVFPTRKEFHFILDVSLSTAVNLELSNIKCVLDDNRCSYFLNVLSKLQKNPRLSSLTLNNIETAWDSFIMILQLVWHTSVENFSIKNVKLQGHLGFRDFDYSNTSLKALSIYQVVSDVFSFPQSSIYKIFSNMTIQNFTVSGTHMIHMLCPSQISPFLHLDFSNNLLTDTIFRDCGTLTKLETFSLQINQLKELTNIAHMTKEMKSLHQLDISQNFLRYDENEGNCSWTRSLLSLNMSSNILTDSVFRCLPPRIKVLDLHNNRIRSIPKQIMKLESLQKLNVALNSLTNLPGCGAFNSLSTLIIDHNSISNPSVDFFQSCQKIRSIKAGNNPFQCTCELREFIQSIGQVSSDVVEGWPDSYKCEYPESYKGTPLKDFHLSQLSCNTALLVVTIVVPVLVLAVTVSILCIYLDLPWYLRMVCQWTQTRRRARNIPLEELQRTLQFHAFISYSGHDSAWVKSELLPNLEKEDIRICLHERNFIAGKSIVENIINCIEKSYKSIFVLSPNFVQSEWCHYELYFAHHNLFHEAFNNLILILLEPIPQYSIPSSYHKLKILMAKRTYLEWPKEKSKHGLFWANLRAAINIKLME